The following are encoded together in the Candidatus Chromulinivoraceae bacterium genome:
- a CDS encoding aminoacyl--tRNA ligase-related protein, whose amino-acid sequence MKYFILKQDKKVVEIDDYLQQENINEEFACFVRREALSEILIEQSNDRPAYLQYANKLGFRWEPNADIGHVQYNYRANLMRRLVQDYARELVHDLGLPIYEVNGANMFSLNHPVVDAYASLYGDRLYQFKSGDHDVVMSYDASYPQFNLAAKKPLSYKQLPFAHFSISDCYRHEQSGEMMLLLRQRRFFMPDIHPYFKDVAEAFAWFPKLQAKIVEAANDAERKYHVVIEIPSEEIWLEYREYIEQISDQLGADVLVNILEDGNDRYWVVNVDYKIVDQLGQAREIGCIQVDIGNAPRLNIHYIDKAGKRKHPVIIHSAIPGGIERYLYLLFDQYEQKGLPLWLQPAQIRLLPVGEVFVDVCKELAKKYEKLPLRIEVDDRNINLSAKLKAAHEDLVPHKIAIGQREIDNGCIELDKLIKELVKQVEGKPFILREWPMEVSRQLG is encoded by the coding sequence ATTGACGACTACCTACAGCAAGAAAACATCAACGAAGAATTCGCCTGCTTCGTACGACGTGAGGCTCTTAGTGAAATACTTATCGAACAATCCAACGACAGACCTGCTTATTTGCAATACGCTAATAAGCTTGGTTTCCGATGGGAGCCAAACGCAGATATTGGCCATGTCCAGTATAACTATAGAGCCAACCTTATGCGTAGACTCGTACAGGATTATGCCCGCGAGCTTGTTCACGATCTAGGCTTACCGATTTACGAGGTAAACGGCGCAAACATGTTTAGCCTCAACCATCCTGTAGTTGATGCGTACGCTTCGCTCTACGGTGATCGACTTTACCAGTTCAAGTCTGGCGACCACGATGTGGTGATGAGCTATGACGCCAGCTATCCACAATTTAACCTAGCTGCCAAAAAACCGCTGAGTTACAAACAGCTACCATTTGCACACTTCTCAATATCCGACTGCTATCGCCACGAACAGAGTGGCGAAATGATGCTTCTTCTTAGACAACGTCGCTTCTTCATGCCCGATATTCATCCCTACTTTAAAGACGTAGCCGAAGCCTTTGCGTGGTTCCCTAAACTTCAGGCAAAAATCGTCGAAGCAGCCAACGATGCTGAGCGTAAGTACCACGTAGTAATTGAGATACCATCTGAAGAAATTTGGCTGGAATACAGAGAATATATCGAGCAAATATCCGACCAGCTTGGCGCTGACGTACTTGTAAACATCTTAGAGGATGGCAACGATCGTTACTGGGTTGTGAACGTAGACTATAAGATAGTTGACCAGCTCGGGCAGGCACGTGAGATCGGCTGTATCCAAGTGGATATTGGCAACGCGCCACGCCTTAATATCCACTACATCGACAAAGCCGGAAAGCGGAAACATCCGGTGATTATTCACTCTGCTATCCCTGGTGGCATCGAACGATACCTATATCTCCTGTTTGATCAGTATGAGCAGAAAGGATTGCCACTTTGGTTGCAACCAGCACAGATTCGGCTCCTACCTGTCGGTGAAGTATTTGTTGATGTGTGTAAAGAACTGGCGAAGAAGTATGAGAAGTTGCCACTCCGAATTGAGGTTGATGACAGGAATATTAACCTATCAGCCAAACTCAAGGCAGCACATGAAGACTTGGTCCCTCATAAGATTGCCATCGGGCAAAGAGAGATCGATAATGGTTGCATCGAACTCGATAAGCTCATCAAAGAACTCGTTAAACAGGTAGAGGGAAAGCCGTTCATACTGAGAGAGTGGCCGATGGAAGTAAGCCGACAACTTGGTTAA